One Bacteriovorax sp. PP10 DNA window includes the following coding sequences:
- a CDS encoding histidine triad nucleotide-binding protein: MSADCLFCKIVEGKIPASKTFENDNVIGFVDIHPQAKIHLLFVHKTHTADINELSGDPKSLGEIFQAITEYTKAQGLDKNGFRVVTNLGKHAGQTVFHTHFHVLSGEHLGRFGS, encoded by the coding sequence ATGAGTGCTGATTGTTTATTCTGTAAAATCGTTGAAGGGAAAATTCCCGCATCGAAAACTTTTGAAAACGATAACGTGATTGGTTTTGTGGATATCCATCCACAAGCTAAGATTCACTTGTTGTTTGTTCATAAAACTCATACGGCAGATATTAACGAACTATCTGGAGATCCTAAGAGTTTAGGTGAAATTTTCCAGGCCATCACTGAGTACACAAAAGCTCAGGGATTGGATAAAAACGGTTTTAGAGTCGTAACAAACCTTGGTAAACACGCCGGACAAACCGTTTTTCACACGCATTTTCACGTCTTATCGGGTGAGCACCTAGGGCGCTTCGGTAGCTAA
- a CDS encoding ABC-F family ATP-binding cassette domain-containing protein, with amino-acid sequence MALLCSIKNINLTFGTKTIFKNAQLSISTGDRIGLLGLNGKGKSTLFKILAGDVVPDHCTPPFEFNKARGDGDDSKRFTMFYIPQELPVEGNENVTIRDYFFIFHPELKDHYENSLDEFERLHGWDLLQDYESYLKYFNHDDLDKTISELSGGEQKKILLSLGLASNANLILWDEPTNHLDIETIKLFEDELNSTNKAFMLITHDRYLLSKLTKRILAISQGRIENFDGSYTDYLVYLEQSEHAKQSLLTKLKNNLDREQAWMRQGVKARRTRSKKRVEDFNELKDKVTQIRSEAKKTLDLSLQKSGRQTKVLVSFADLVFQYSADGKVLFDKITGEIHKGNKIGLLGANGVGKTTLLKLIKGDVVPTSGMMKTADALQIQYFSQKRDELNIEMTPYQLLGDGNDFVPLPDGSKKHVHSYFESFLFGRDDIHRPLKTFSGGEKSRLQLAYNLTKAGDILIFDEPTNDLDLETIQILEEKLAEFPGAVILISHDRAFLSTVTTKIWLLADQQLQNFEGGYEQVSPYLDALELEREYKEKETPPAPVAAPVAAPVAKPVVAAKPVNNKNKQKIDAAYADIEATETKLKIIQEKIAGLDYTKLADPKNAEVKILTEAQSTLEGRIHTLYQELEALEK; translated from the coding sequence ATGGCCTTATTATGCAGTATCAAAAACATTAATCTCACGTTTGGGACTAAAACTATTTTCAAAAACGCACAGTTATCTATTTCCACTGGAGATAGAATTGGGCTTCTAGGTTTGAATGGAAAAGGGAAATCAACTCTCTTTAAAATTCTAGCTGGTGATGTAGTTCCCGATCATTGTACTCCTCCATTCGAGTTTAACAAAGCTCGCGGCGATGGAGACGACAGTAAACGCTTTACGATGTTCTACATTCCTCAGGAACTTCCTGTTGAAGGAAACGAAAACGTTACGATCAGAGATTACTTCTTTATTTTTCACCCTGAATTAAAAGATCATTACGAAAACTCGCTTGATGAATTCGAACGTCTTCACGGATGGGATCTTCTTCAAGATTACGAATCGTATTTAAAATATTTTAATCATGATGATCTTGATAAAACGATCAGCGAACTCTCAGGTGGAGAGCAAAAGAAGATTCTTCTGAGCTTAGGACTTGCAAGCAACGCCAATCTTATTTTATGGGATGAGCCTACCAACCATTTGGACATCGAAACGATTAAACTTTTCGAAGATGAGTTGAACTCAACTAATAAAGCTTTCATGCTTATTACCCATGATAGATACCTACTTTCAAAATTAACGAAGAGAATTCTTGCGATCTCTCAAGGCCGCATTGAAAACTTCGATGGTTCATACACTGACTACCTTGTGTATCTTGAGCAATCAGAACACGCTAAGCAGAGTCTCCTTACCAAATTGAAAAACAATCTTGATCGTGAACAAGCTTGGATGAGACAAGGGGTAAAGGCCCGTAGAACAAGAAGTAAAAAGCGCGTTGAAGATTTCAACGAACTAAAAGATAAAGTCACTCAAATCAGAAGTGAGGCTAAGAAAACTCTGGACCTAAGCTTACAAAAGTCAGGTCGTCAGACAAAGGTTCTTGTGTCTTTTGCTGATTTAGTTTTCCAATACTCTGCTGATGGAAAAGTTCTCTTTGATAAAATCACAGGGGAAATCCACAAAGGAAATAAGATCGGTCTTCTAGGTGCTAACGGTGTTGGTAAAACAACTCTATTAAAACTTATTAAAGGCGACGTTGTTCCAACTTCTGGAATGATGAAGACTGCAGACGCTCTTCAAATTCAATACTTCTCACAAAAGCGTGATGAATTAAATATTGAGATGACTCCTTACCAACTTCTTGGAGATGGTAACGACTTCGTTCCTCTTCCAGATGGATCGAAGAAACACGTTCACTCATACTTTGAAAGTTTCCTTTTTGGCCGTGATGATATTCACCGTCCATTAAAGACGTTTTCAGGTGGAGAAAAGAGCAGACTTCAACTTGCTTATAACTTAACTAAAGCTGGCGATATTTTAATCTTCGATGAGCCTACCAACGATCTGGATCTGGAAACGATTCAAATCTTAGAAGAAAAACTTGCTGAGTTCCCTGGTGCCGTTATTTTAATTTCCCATGATAGAGCTTTCCTAAGCACTGTTACGACAAAGATCTGGTTACTAGCTGATCAACAACTTCAAAACTTCGAAGGTGGATACGAGCAAGTTTCTCCTTATCTGGATGCTCTTGAACTAGAGCGCGAATATAAAGAAAAAGAAACTCCTCCTGCTCCTGTGGCCGCACCGGTTGCTGCTCCAGTTGCAAAACCAGTTGTTGCTGCAAAACCTGTTAACAATAAAAATAAGCAGAAGATTGATGCTGCTTACGCTGATATTGAAGCAACAGAGACGAAGTTAAAAATCATTCAGGAAAAGATCGCGGGTCTTGATTATACCAAGCTTGCCGATCCAAAAAACGCTGAAGTGAAGATCTTAACAGAGGCACAATCTACTCTTGAAGGGCGTATCCATACACTTTATCAAGAACTTGAAGCACTGGAAAAGTAG
- a CDS encoding YkgJ family cysteine cluster protein: MNVPAIAKSTFELLRNQPEFLKITETMITHLNKIKSSLERARFVHNVVDEYNQKIFSHPIVKELMPCKAGCTGCCHTQVSVTEDEAELLAHNISNGVEINYKLLEHQSLAGNDTDAFFAIPYKERRCVFLDDQGACKVYKDRPSVCRTNAVLGDAAQCDTSTNSGDGALRLVKTQEADMAIVGAFALAKESGTLPMMLSKVLKAKHAKENASILKSVFGRIAGKKPISKDHEI; the protein is encoded by the coding sequence ATGAATGTCCCGGCCATAGCTAAAAGCACTTTTGAGCTTCTAAGGAATCAGCCAGAGTTTCTGAAAATCACAGAGACGATGATTACACATCTAAACAAAATAAAAAGTAGTTTAGAGCGTGCCCGTTTTGTTCACAACGTAGTTGATGAATACAATCAAAAAATATTTTCTCATCCCATCGTTAAAGAATTAATGCCATGTAAAGCAGGGTGTACTGGTTGTTGCCATACTCAAGTGAGTGTCACTGAGGATGAAGCCGAACTTCTCGCTCATAACATCAGCAATGGTGTGGAAATCAATTACAAATTATTAGAGCATCAATCTCTTGCAGGGAATGATACCGATGCATTTTTTGCGATCCCTTATAAAGAAAGACGCTGCGTTTTTCTCGATGATCAGGGTGCATGTAAAGTGTATAAGGATCGTCCGTCAGTTTGCAGAACAAATGCAGTTCTTGGCGACGCCGCTCAATGTGATACAAGTACAAATTCCGGAGACGGTGCCCTACGTTTAGTTAAGACTCAAGAAGCGGATATGGCCATTGTTGGGGCCTTTGCTCTGGCAAAAGAAAGCGGGACTTTACCGATGATGCTTTCTAAGGTGTTAAAAGCTAAGCACGCTAAAGAAAATGCGAGTATTTTGAAGAGTGTTTTTGGCCGAATTGCAGGCAAAAAACCGATTTCCAAAGATCACGAGATATAG
- a CDS encoding class I SAM-dependent methyltransferase, producing MNCLLCHTDSNPFELDTFLCPECNLVFKNPENFFSHEQDVHRYTTHNNDSNDQGYVEFLRKIIPPLKPFLPKKFDALDFGCGPGPTLCLLLEEEGGNVENYDPIFFPDGHLLIPESYDVVTATEVVEHFKNPRQDWETLVSLVKDNGILAIMTLFYSPEIDFKKWWYKNDATHIVFYQASTFEFLMKEFNLELLYTDNKSIIIFKKAEV from the coding sequence ATGAATTGCCTATTGTGCCACACCGATTCAAATCCTTTTGAACTCGATACTTTTTTGTGTCCTGAGTGCAATCTTGTATTTAAGAATCCAGAAAACTTTTTTTCTCATGAACAAGATGTTCATCGATACACAACTCATAACAATGACAGCAATGATCAGGGTTATGTTGAGTTTTTAAGAAAGATCATTCCACCACTAAAACCATTTCTTCCGAAGAAATTCGATGCTCTTGATTTTGGATGTGGACCGGGACCGACATTATGCCTGCTGCTTGAAGAAGAAGGCGGTAATGTAGAAAATTATGATCCAATCTTTTTTCCTGACGGACATTTATTAATACCAGAATCGTACGATGTTGTGACGGCCACTGAAGTAGTTGAGCATTTCAAAAATCCCAGACAAGACTGGGAGACTCTAGTGAGTCTGGTAAAAGACAATGGCATTCTTGCTATCATGACTTTATTTTATTCACCGGAAATTGATTTCAAGAAATGGTGGTATAAAAACGATGCAACTCATATCGTTTTTTATCAGGCCAGCACGTTTGAATTCCTGATGAAGGAATTCAACTTAGAACTTTTATATACAGATAATAAATCAATCATCATTTTTAAAAAGGCAGAAGTTTAA
- a CDS encoding arsenate reductase family protein, with protein sequence MLTMYAIPNCDTVKKARAFLDKKKIAYEFVDFKKTPPTKELVNKWIDFLGELPVNKKGTTFRKLKDEYETLSPSKQIDFMIANSSMIKRPILENKNKTIAVGFDEEVYAGLKLG encoded by the coding sequence ATGCTTACTATGTACGCTATCCCAAATTGTGACACTGTTAAAAAGGCCCGTGCCTTTTTGGACAAAAAGAAAATTGCTTATGAATTCGTCGATTTCAAGAAAACGCCACCGACAAAAGAATTAGTTAATAAGTGGATTGATTTTTTGGGTGAACTTCCTGTGAATAAAAAAGGAACAACATTTAGAAAGTTAAAAGATGAGTATGAAACTCTTTCCCCTTCAAAACAAATTGATTTCATGATTGCAAACTCATCAATGATTAAAAGACCTATTCTGGAAAACAAGAATAAGACGATTGCGGTTGGATTTGATGAAGAAGTTTATGCAGGATTAAAACTTGGATAA
- a CDS encoding tRNA-uridine aminocarboxypropyltransferase translates to MDKATYLKMKEERAQAIEATKHARESFCYECHRLQKNCLCSFIKPFDTKFKFIILMHPMEAKKEKMGTGRISLAMLKNSGMIMGVDFTEDKEVNDLINDPNNYCMTMYPGEKSINVSEHDVTPIQNLFNDKKNVIVFLIDGTWPCAKKMMRLSKNIRALPRVSFTATHTSIFEIKEQPAEYCLSTLESIHFFIQECNRRGIEQTFKQEDQMIIVFQEMIKFQMECALNPSLSSYKRGSKLGYSKKEDRKKAKKWLNKTRSVILPG, encoded by the coding sequence TTGGATAAGGCAACTTACTTAAAGATGAAAGAAGAGAGAGCTCAAGCGATTGAGGCGACTAAACACGCCCGCGAGAGTTTTTGTTATGAATGTCATCGTTTGCAGAAAAACTGTTTATGCAGTTTTATTAAACCTTTTGATACAAAGTTCAAGTTCATTATTCTGATGCACCCAATGGAAGCAAAGAAAGAAAAAATGGGAACGGGTAGAATCTCACTCGCGATGCTCAAGAATTCTGGAATGATCATGGGAGTAGATTTCACTGAAGACAAGGAAGTAAATGACCTGATCAACGATCCCAATAACTATTGTATGACGATGTACCCTGGTGAGAAGTCGATCAATGTTTCTGAACATGATGTGACTCCCATTCAGAATTTATTTAATGATAAGAAAAATGTCATAGTGTTTCTAATTGATGGCACTTGGCCTTGTGCTAAGAAAATGATGAGACTTTCTAAGAACATTCGCGCACTTCCTAGAGTGTCTTTTACGGCCACTCACACTTCAATTTTTGAAATTAAGGAACAGCCTGCAGAGTATTGTTTATCAACACTCGAGTCGATTCACTTCTTTATCCAAGAGTGTAATAGAAGAGGAATTGAGCAAACGTTTAAGCAAGAAGATCAAATGATTATTGTTTTTCAGGAGATGATCAAGTTTCAAATGGAATGCGCACTCAATCCAAGTCTCTCATCTTATAAAAGAGGCAGTAAGCTGGGATATTCTAAGAAGGAAGACCGTAAGAAAGCGAAGAAGTGGTTAAATAAAACTCGTAGTGTGATACTTCCGGGGTAA
- a CDS encoding beta strand repeat-containing protein, with amino-acid sequence MPLTTSGKVSVSNIQIIDHQIIITGVNLNSVVNFQVKDGSTLTSTQIESKTNTKLVANTLSNITFAAGKLLDFVLSDASAASTFVVNFSLCDAVFNGRGFDCSITAQEGDVLTFNSSNHKWEPRALNLSGLQYRGTWDATDVAGFPSGAVGGDYYIVNVETTGGGTHYNIGDWIVYSTALGTFEHVRNSVSKQEGDYSLTQLSDVDLSSPAPTNGMVLKYNSATSTWIPGTVTAGGSGTVTTVSVTPPLIVATATTTPALSISQASTSTNGYLSSADWNTFNTKEAALPTGGTAAQYLRGDKTLATLNTSVVPESGALYFTEARARATLITGFDNTLVGAIAAGDSIVQAFGKTQNQINTLSGGGSNYLVKNSTDTLSGAVTLTGTVDATSLGDIKVNGTPFGLTSAVSQSYVNTAVATKLDKTAGGTVAGSVSLDTDLKMKGSTSANYITVRAHATSGAYNFVLPSSGGTNGYVLSTDGAGNTSWIAAGGGGGAVSSVNTQTGAVVLTTDNIAQGSTNLYYTNANALGTTITAPTLTNSTIATSDTIQVAFGKLQAQLNNVVSQTLTGLAAGSNTVIAAGDTLLVALANLQAQITNQGTSKADKTNGAQAITASSLTATTVTATNLSVANPPLVGADAANKTYVDNSVTALGVWNKGASSSLNYTAGSVGVGTSTPGQQLSVADTFSITNASGTQYLLMGNQNSTGANHPAIIRSSNGTVEMGSGTSWTGTGGTFTSKFYMKDNGDVGLGYTPWNDFGVYRANSEAVADIISDNTSTNTARYPAIRVLNYAGSPSTGNAGNPSFSLINMRGNTSVSAPLRSGETIGAFSFNGSADTAGNYNEGAAIWANATELFSSTAAGTNLTFYTAGNGTKIAVQRMIVDQNGNVGIGSTTTPAAKLDVAGEVKFGNTSSTCNAANEGQQRYNSGTKVMEFCNATAWTAFGSGGGGGSGGLTGCPASYTLVAASNTHGTNSFCINTTIKADAVLPTQMSACMTEGAELCKNRQLSAAMDSLPAATLAEWTNVWTGDIVFGAVHNIVDVSTAAMMVYEAKSGWRQIGQKGPPMIYGNFTPNIPASSPFGGFCCKQ; translated from the coding sequence ATGCCATTGACTACCTCTGGTAAAGTTTCCGTATCTAATATTCAAATTATTGATCATCAAATTATTATCACTGGAGTGAACTTAAACTCAGTTGTAAATTTTCAAGTGAAAGATGGATCAACATTAACTTCAACTCAGATTGAATCAAAAACAAATACAAAACTTGTAGCGAACACTTTAAGCAATATAACTTTTGCTGCCGGAAAATTGTTAGACTTTGTTTTGTCAGACGCCAGTGCTGCTTCAACATTCGTTGTGAACTTTTCATTATGTGATGCCGTCTTTAACGGAAGAGGTTTTGATTGCTCAATAACAGCGCAGGAAGGAGATGTCCTGACTTTTAATAGTTCAAATCATAAGTGGGAACCTCGTGCGCTTAATTTAAGTGGCCTTCAGTATAGAGGAACGTGGGATGCAACTGACGTTGCCGGATTTCCATCGGGTGCTGTTGGTGGTGACTATTACATTGTTAATGTAGAAACTACTGGTGGTGGGACTCATTATAATATTGGAGACTGGATTGTTTACAGTACGGCGCTTGGAACATTCGAGCACGTAAGAAATTCAGTTTCAAAACAAGAAGGGGATTACAGTCTCACTCAATTATCAGACGTTGATTTATCAAGCCCAGCTCCGACAAATGGAATGGTTTTAAAATACAATAGCGCAACTTCAACATGGATACCAGGAACTGTCACAGCTGGTGGTAGTGGAACAGTCACAACTGTATCAGTTACACCGCCATTAATTGTTGCGACAGCAACGACTACGCCGGCACTTTCGATTTCTCAAGCAAGCACTTCGACTAATGGATATTTATCTTCTGCTGATTGGAATACTTTTAATACCAAAGAAGCTGCGCTACCTACTGGTGGAACAGCTGCACAATATTTACGTGGAGATAAAACTCTCGCAACATTAAATACATCTGTCGTTCCTGAAAGTGGAGCACTGTATTTTACAGAGGCGCGTGCACGTGCCACTTTGATTACTGGATTTGATAATACTCTTGTGGGTGCGATTGCTGCTGGTGATTCTATTGTGCAGGCATTTGGAAAAACCCAAAACCAGATCAACACTCTTTCTGGTGGTGGATCAAATTATTTAGTAAAAAATTCTACTGATACGCTTTCTGGTGCCGTGACATTAACTGGTACGGTCGATGCGACAAGCTTAGGTGATATTAAAGTTAATGGAACTCCGTTTGGATTAACATCTGCTGTAAGTCAGTCGTATGTGAATACAGCGGTGGCCACAAAACTTGATAAGACAGCAGGTGGAACAGTTGCCGGTTCTGTAAGTCTTGATACTGATTTAAAAATGAAAGGATCGACAAGTGCAAACTATATAACAGTAAGAGCACATGCAACGAGCGGAGCATATAATTTTGTATTGCCATCATCTGGTGGAACAAATGGATATGTTTTATCAACTGATGGTGCAGGAAATACATCGTGGATTGCAGCGGGTGGAGGCGGTGGTGCCGTATCGAGTGTTAACACTCAAACAGGTGCAGTTGTTTTAACAACTGATAATATCGCACAAGGCTCGACTAATTTATATTACACCAATGCCAATGCACTAGGGACGACGATTACTGCTCCGACATTAACGAACTCGACAATCGCAACGTCAGATACAATTCAAGTTGCGTTTGGAAAACTTCAAGCACAACTTAATAATGTGGTTTCACAAACACTTACTGGACTTGCGGCAGGATCAAATACTGTAATTGCAGCAGGGGATACACTACTAGTGGCCCTGGCAAATCTTCAGGCGCAAATTACAAATCAAGGAACAAGTAAGGCCGATAAAACTAACGGTGCACAGGCGATTACGGCCTCAAGCTTAACGGCAACAACTGTTACAGCGACAAACTTAAGCGTTGCGAATCCACCACTTGTTGGAGCAGATGCTGCTAACAAAACATATGTAGATAATTCGGTGACCGCTCTTGGTGTGTGGAATAAAGGAGCAAGTAGTTCACTGAACTACACTGCAGGATCTGTCGGCGTTGGTACGAGTACTCCTGGACAACAATTAAGTGTCGCAGATACCTTCTCAATTACGAATGCATCAGGAACGCAGTATTTATTGATGGGGAATCAAAACTCTACCGGAGCAAACCATCCTGCGATTATTCGTTCTTCTAATGGAACAGTTGAAATGGGATCTGGTACTTCATGGACTGGAACAGGTGGAACTTTTACTTCTAAATTTTACATGAAAGACAATGGTGATGTTGGACTTGGTTATACTCCGTGGAATGATTTTGGAGTTTATCGTGCGAACTCAGAAGCAGTGGCAGACATCATTAGTGATAACACGAGCACAAACACTGCAAGATATCCTGCTATCAGAGTTTTAAATTATGCTGGATCACCTTCAACTGGTAATGCTGGTAATCCTTCTTTTTCTTTGATTAACATGCGAGGTAACACTTCTGTAAGTGCTCCGCTTAGATCAGGAGAAACAATTGGTGCTTTCAGCTTTAATGGTAGTGCAGATACAGCTGGAAATTATAATGAAGGGGCCGCGATCTGGGCAAATGCTACAGAATTATTTTCATCTACAGCTGCTGGAACTAATCTAACTTTCTACACTGCCGGTAATGGTACTAAAATCGCAGTGCAAAGAATGATCGTTGATCAGAATGGAAATGTTGGTATCGGGTCAACGACAACTCCTGCTGCAAAACTTGATGTTGCCGGTGAAGTTAAATTCGGTAATACATCTTCAACTTGTAATGCAGCTAATGAAGGACAACAACGTTATAACTCAGGAACGAAAGTGATGGAGTTTTGTAATGCTACTGCGTGGACTGCATTTGGATCAGGTGGCGGTGGTGGATCGGGTGGACTGACTGGATGCCCAGCTAGTTATACATTAGTCGCTGCCAGCAACACTCATGGAACAAATTCATTTTGTATCAATACGACAATAAAAGCAGATGCTGTTTTACCTACACAAATGTCGGCATGTATGACTGAAGGTGCAGAGCTTTGTAAAAACCGTCAGCTTAGTGCTGCTATGGACTCTCTACCGGCCGCCACTCTTGCTGAGTGGACTAACGTATGGACAGGGGACATTGTCTTTGGAGCTGTTCACAATATAGTAGATGTTTCTACGGCCGCGATGATGGTTTATGAAGCAAAATCTGGCTGGAGACAAATCGGACAAAAAGGCCCTCCAATGATCTATGGAAACTTCACTCCTAACATCCCAGCGAGTAGCCCTTTTGGAGGATTCTGCTGTAAGCAGTAA